One Vicia villosa cultivar HV-30 ecotype Madison, WI linkage group LG5, Vvil1.0, whole genome shotgun sequence genomic window, AAAAGATGTTAAaaagtaaaacaaaaaaacaaaaaaaagtcaaCACTCCGGTACCCATCAAATTGTATGGGTATCAGTACCCATGTGATATGTAATGTTTTGATTGGTCcacttaatttataatttttattataaataattattatattaatcaaTATTATACTATTAAATTTATGAAATTGTAATAtcccccaacaacttcactttctatttctttttgtaTTCTTCATTTTCGTTATATCAAGCACACTCTCATATAACCGCCGACCCGACTTTCTTATTCGTCTTCTCTAAATTTCTCTGCAACAGATTTTATTGAGTATTAGAAAAGAAAAGAGTATCTCGTAGTTATTGATGACACATCCTTCCGCCACACCTCTTCTTTATCGAATTgccctttgtggttcttctgatGCCAGTAAGTATCACCACTTTCTCTTTAACGCTTCTTCCATTAAACCTTAAAAAGTTGcagttatttataaataaaaaatgtataacaGTGCTTATCGTTTTGTGTTTGTAGGCTTTGATTAATTGTAGGAATAGTAGTTAAGAAAGTTGTTGAAACGGTAAAATGCACCAGCAGCATTGGGACCATATTCCCCAGCAAACAAAGTCAAAAACCTTCTCTTTGTATTTGGTGTGCTTCGCCTTGTTCCTGATGTTTTCCTTCTAGCACTATGTTTATAATGCATACcatgtgtttgtgtttttgtgtgTAAAACTGCATAAGATTTATATGCGTGAACTCTGTTTTGCGTGAACACGTGAGTTAGAATTtggttaaatataaattaatatacataGGGTCACTGCTTATGCGGGTAGAAGAATGACAAAGGTCACTGTTGATATGGGGAACGACTTCCACCGCATCCATAACCTCTTCCTCGTTCGCGAAGGCCGCAACCAATGCTCTGGACTCCACGATTATTAATATTCACGTGACAAATTTGGGACCCTACATATCATATGCATTTGTTACCTCTGAAATGAGTTGAAGAACCAGCCGTTCATTAGATACCATAACACAAACATTAGCCCGTTGCCCGTTGGTTAGAGACGAGAGAGACTTGAGATGTTGACAGTAGGAGGATGCATCAAAGAATTGTTCCATATGACTTGAAATTTAAAGGATATACATAGTTGGATTAATGGTTAGGAAGTGTCACATGGCACAAATGAAGTAGATATGTCATAAAGAGAATTCACGtttctgttttaatatattataatagataataaATAATAGACAGACTTAATTACAGTTTTGATTTTCCTATTTTACCTAATTCACGAAATTGGTtctcctattttaaatttaaacagttttggtacATCTGtattaaatttaaacagtttttgtccccctatttttaattttaaatagttttagaCTCTCTTTCATACTTTTGCACTTAAAAGTAACGatgttttcatttttaaaaagtaatgatattttcatttttaaattacaaCTTACTTGTGAAACATGACAAATAATCGTATATAAACATATTGTTGTACTTTAAATATAAaagtataaattaaaaaaacaaaaaaatctcaTCGATTTTCTATAAAAAATGTGAGAGGAGAATTGAAAATGTTAGAATTTAAAATAGAGGagccaaaactgtttaaatttaaaataggagaACTAATTTTGTGAATCAGACAAAATTGAGGGACCAAAACGGTAATTTAGCCTAATAGATACTATTACAACAATTGAGTTTGACTAACTCAATTAAACACTTTTTATAATCTTTTCTAGAAAACTGattgaaataaaatgaaaacatgacttgtatgcaagtttaataatAAACACTAACataaaaatttatgttttttttatggcAAATGCATTCAATTAGAAAATGGAAGCAGAAAATATTACATCAACGGAGGGAATGAATCCCATCCAAGTTTTTGAACCTACTACATTTCCAATCCTAATTAAAGAGTGAGCATCTGCATTTAAGCTTCTGCTAACAAACACAACTACAAAAACAACAAACTTCTTAAGAAACAAGAGACAATCATTAATCACTAGATCAATCACTGCACTTTCTCTATTGACATTGACACAATCTATCACAGTTAATGCATCCGAGTGAACGACAACACGACCCAAATTCAGATTCACGGCTAATTGGATAccccaccttagagcaaaaaccTCTGCCACCTCAGGGCTAGCAGAGCTCTCTATCTTGTATAAGCCAAGCTTATCATATAAGGAGACAATTAACAGTTAATCCACCATCAACACAAATGGTCTGCCCTGTTATGAAAGAGGCTGCAGGTAAGCATAGGAATGCCACCAAAGAAGACACCTCATCTGGTTCTCCAATACGTCCAAGAGGAGTTCTTGAAGTGAAAGCATTAAGAAGTTTTTCATCTTTGAAGTGCTGCACGAAGGAATCACAATCGAAATCATTTTTAatcgtaattaattaattaaacatcaACTTTTGTCAACACAAAATCAAAGATAGAAAATTACTTCTTCACCGAGAGGGGTTCTGGTTGGTCCCGGTGCAACACAGTTAGTCCTTATGTTGTCTTTAGCCCATTCACATGCCAAATTTTTTGTGAGTTGGTTTATTGCAGCTGCATTTTCAATTCAATTACATTTATAGAGTGTCAATAAATCAACTGATTAACACTATATGAAATGGTTACCTTTTGCGGCACTATATATGGTTCCTACATTCAGTGATGCTACACCACCAACTGAAGATATGAAAACAATGCTTGCAGAGTCTGAAGCTTTAAGGAGTGGATGTGCAAGCTGGCTTATGTGAAAAGCAGATTCAAGATTGGTATTCAACAGAAATGAAAAATCTTGTTCTGTAATATCCAGTGTCTGTTTGTATATGTTTGTTCCCACGTTGTTTACCTAAATTCCACACATAAAATTGTATGAATAATCTAACAAACCAAAAACTATATAAACATAAATGGCAAGTTTCCAACAACAAATTTTGTATGTGTGTCTTATAAGATCagtttgttttaggttttttttgAAAGGTTTGGGTTTGGTTTCAAGCTTAATTTGTATAAAAGTTTTGTTTAACCTATGAAAAACTTTGAGTTTAGCCTATATAAAAAACTTTGTTTGTTTGGGAAAGATTTTTAGACTGATCCTGTacaaaaatt contains:
- the LOC131602019 gene encoding tropinone reductase homolog At5g06060-like, with amino-acid sequence MGERNTNSSRSKKWSLKGMTALVTGGSKGIGYDIVEELAELGATVHTCARNEVELNECLHQWATKGYTVTGSVCDVSSRAQREDLIARVSSQFNGKLSILVNNVGTNIYKQTLDITEQDFSFLLNTNLESAFHISQLAHPLLKASDSASIVFISSVGGVASLNVGTIYSAAKAAINQLTKNLACEWAKDNIRTNCVAPGPTRTPLGEEHFKDEKLLNAFTSRTPLGRIGEPDEVSSLVAFLCLPAASFITGQTICVDGGLTVNCLLI